The Constrictibacter sp. MBR-5 genomic interval GCAAGGACATGTACCGCAAGCCGCTGCATCCCTATACGCAGGCGCTGCTGCGGGCCGCGACCGCGACGACGCCGCCCAGGGCCGTCTTCCAGGACGTCAGCTTGTCCGGCGAGGTGCCGAGCCCGATCAACCCGCCCAGCGGCTGCCGCTTCCGCACGCGTTGCCCCTTCGCCCGGCCGCGCTGCGCCGAGGAGGAACCGCTCCTGCGCGACGCAGGTGACGGACACCGCGCGGCCTGTCATTTCTTCGAGGAGATCGCGGCCGCGGCGTGACGCGGTACGCGATGCCACCCCTTCGTCATCAGGAGACCAGAATGAGCCAGATCGAGATCAAGTCCGAAATCCCCGGCAACGTCCTGCGCATCGAGGTGTCGGTGGGCGACAAGGTCGGCGAGGAGGACGCGATCATCATGGTGGAGTCCATGAAGATGGAGATCCCGGTCGGCGCCCCTTCGGCCGGCACCGTCGCCGAGATCCTGGTCGAGGAAGGCGAAGGCATCGAGGAAGGCCAGACGGTCGCGATCCTGACGACCTGAACGCACTCGCTCTGACCGTACCGCTCTCCGACTGTCATCCTCGGGCGAAGCGAAGCGCAGACCCGAGGACCCAGGGCAAGCGCTGCGCCGCACCCTTGGGTCCCCGGGTCGGCGGGGCTCCGCCCCTTGCCCGGGGAGGACAGTCGAAGTGAGATCGCTGGAACCAGCTACGATACTTCAATCCAACTGCAGCAGTTGGCCCTTCAGATAGGCGCTTTCCGGCAGGAAGGGGTGGACCGGATGGTCCGGCCCCGCGCCCGCCGAGCGCAGGATGCGCCCGCTGCGGCCGGCGGTCTCCAGGCCCTTGCGCACCAGGTCGGCGAACAGCTCCGCACCGACATTGTGCGAACAGGACGCGGTGAACAGGAACCCGCCGGGCGCCACCAGCTCAGCGGCCATGCGGGTCACCTTCACATAGCCGCGCGACCCGGCCGCCAGATCCTTGCGCGATTTGACGAAGGCGGGCGGGTCGACGACCACCACGTCGAAGACCGTTCCGTTCGCCTTCAGCAGTTCCATCTCGGTGAAGGCGGCGGCACGCACGAACCGGCAGCGGTCGGCCACGCCGTTGAGGCCGGCCGACTGCTCGGCCAGGGCGAGGGCTGCGTCGGACCGGTCGACGAAGGTGACCTCGCGCGCGCCGTTGACGGCGGCCGTCACCCCGAAGCCGCCGGTATAGGCGAAGACGTCCAGCACGCGGGCGTCGCGCGCGACCGCCGCCACGGCGGCGCGATTGTCGCGTTGGTCGAAGAACCAGCCCGTCTTCTGCCCGACGCTGGGGTCTGCCAGAAACCGCACGCCGTTCTCGACCAGTGCGATCGGGCCGTCCAGCGCGCCCTTGACGAGGCGGACGCCGAGATCGAGCCCCTCCAGGGTCCGCACCGGGCTGTCGTTGCGCAGCACCACGACGCGCGGCGCCAGGACCGCCTCGATCGCGTCGAGCACCGCCTCTTCCGCACGCTGCATGCCGGCCGTGTTCGCCTGCACCACCACGACATCGTCGAAGCGATCGACGATCAGGCCGGGCAGCCCGTCCGCTTCCGCATGGACGAGGCGGTAGTGGGGAACGCCGACGATCCTGTCGCGCAACGCGACTGCCGCGCGCAGCTTCGCCTCGATCAGCGCACGGTCGAGCGCCACGCCCGGCGCCCGCGCGATCGCCCTGGCCGCGACGAGCGAGCGCGCGTTGAACATCGCCGAGCCGAGCGGCTCGCCGCCCGCATTGACGATGTCCACGATGCAGCCGGCGGGCAGCGCCTTCAGCGCCGC includes:
- a CDS encoding biotin/lipoyl-containing protein, with the protein product MSQIEIKSEIPGNVLRIEVSVGDKVGEEDAIIMVESMKMEIPVGAPSAGTVAEILVEEGEGIEEGQTVAILTT
- a CDS encoding class I SAM-dependent rRNA methyltransferase, whose amino-acid sequence is MATADPMPAPAPSERPVVRALPRKHQRMKAGHPWLYSNEIEMTAALKALPAGCIVDIVNAGGEPLGSAMFNARSLVAARAIARAPGVALDRALIEAKLRAAVALRDRIVGVPHYRLVHAEADGLPGLIVDRFDDVVVVQANTAGMQRAEEAVLDAIEAVLAPRVVVLRNDSPVRTLEGLDLGVRLVKGALDGPIALVENGVRFLADPSVGQKTGWFFDQRDNRAAVAAVARDARVLDVFAYTGGFGVTAAVNGAREVTFVDRSDAALALAEQSAGLNGVADRCRFVRAAAFTEMELLKANGTVFDVVVVDPPAFVKSRKDLAAGSRGYVKVTRMAAELVAPGGFLFTASCSHNVGAELFADLVRKGLETAGRSGRILRSAGAGPDHPVHPFLPESAYLKGQLLQLD